The Candidatus Saccharimonadales bacterium DNA window CCTAAACGTAGTCGAGCTTATCTGACAAAGTCCGCCGCCGTATTCCGGAATAGTGCGATCACCCTTTATAACCAGCTCCGGTAAGTAACCGGTTGAAGCTTCAATTTCACCCAGAGCGCTGAGCTGTGAAAATGTCTCGTCCGGCGCGATTAAAATTCCGTTCAATGACGCGACCCCAACGGCAATATTATGCCGACGGTTAGCCGGACTGCCGGCAAAATTTGAGCGGCCTTCACCAAGCTTCTCTTTGATTCCCAACTCATTCAGCTGGCCAACGGCTACCTTGGGCGGCGTGACCGCGACTACCAACTCAAGAGTCTGAGCTGATTCCGGGGCATCACCCACATTCGCTCCGAGTAAAATCATGCCGTTTATAAGGTCAATGGTCGCCTCTATGTCTACCTCCCGTCCCTCAAGTGAAGGCTGAAATTCCACGACCCGGTTATTTGTAATTTCAAACTTTGCGTCCTGGGATTCAACGTTGATGTCTTGAGCAATCAAGCTTAAAAATTCTTCCAAGTCTTGGGGCTTCAGACCGACCACCACGTCGCCTTCGCCCGTCCGCTGAAAAGCCAACCAGTCATGAAGCGTGGCTTGAGAAATCCTCCAGTTACGCCCCTGAAAAGTTAATGTGATTTCCGGTATATCCAGAACTGAATTCAATCCCGCCACGGCCGAACCGGTTTCGGCTTTTTTTATTTGGGCCGCCCGCGGCTCTAGGCTCAGCGAAATAGGCGAAAAATGGAACTCTAGAGCCTGATCACGCAGTTGGCGCAACGCGCTCTCGTAGGTAAAAACAAAACCGTCAATTTCCGATTGAACCTCGGCCTGGCCGTTTACAATCCGAAGCTGGGCATCAACCGGAGGTCGTTCAAATTCGTTAAATCGCTCGCGCAAAATTTTAAGCAGCTCTGTCTCGTCAATTTCAACATACGGCTGAAGTGAAATTCCAATACTCGCCGCTCGGAGTTTTTGGACCGCGTTCGCGAAAGGGTTACTTAGCCGGCCGTAACCCTGGGATAAGTCGAGTGTCCGCCGCCAGTCATACTGGAGAATGGGTTTGGCCAAATCCGGGTCATCGGTTGGAATAATAACCGGCTGCAAGGTTATGCTCTGTTGCTCATGCTGGAAAACAATACCACTGGCTTGCAAGTTCTGCTCAATTTCCTGAAGTGTATCGTAGGCCTGCTGGCGGGTCATGCCTGCTAGGTCAACACCGTTAATGGCAACACCTTTATATATCCTATCGGCGTAGACGACATCATACGCCAAAAGTCCGCCGAGACCGACAAGCACCACCACAATAAAAACGCTAACTCCAATCAACCAACCCCGGAGTGCCCGGCGCGGCTGAGTTACAGATTTTTTTTCACTCCCCCCTGAAGTATGCAAAAATGCCATACGTATTGCCTGCCCTGGGTTCAAAGGGCAATATCCGGCTATGCTTTGTTTTGTAAAATCCGATTTAAAATAGTTTTCGCTAGTTCGTCTCGCTCGGCCTGTTCACTATCCTGCGTGCTCAAACGTAAACGTATCTCCGAACCGACAACCGTGCTCGGTGGTAACTGATCAGCCGGCCAGCGCACCTCCTGGTTATCACCAAGTCGGATAACGGCCAAACCGCCTTCAAGTTTCTCAACCACGCCGGTCTGAGCAAACGAGTCAGGCGGTCGCGTAATTTCGT harbors:
- a CDS encoding peptidoglycan binding domain-containing protein codes for the protein MAFLHTSGGSEKKSVTQPRRALRGWLIGVSVFIVVVLVGLGGLLAYDVVYADRIYKGVAINGVDLAGMTRQQAYDTLQEIEQNLQASGIVFQHEQQSITLQPVIIPTDDPDLAKPILQYDWRRTLDLSQGYGRLSNPFANAVQKLRAASIGISLQPYVEIDETELLKILRERFNEFERPPVDAQLRIVNGQAEVQSEIDGFVFTYESALRQLRDQALEFHFSPISLSLEPRAAQIKKAETGSAVAGLNSVLDIPEITLTFQGRNWRISQATLHDWLAFQRTGEGDVVVGLKPQDLEEFLSLIAQDINVESQDAKFEITNNRVVEFQPSLEGREVDIEATIDLINGMILLGANVGDAPESAQTLELVVAVTPPKVAVGQLNELGIKEKLGEGRSNFAGSPANRRHNIAVGVASLNGILIAPDETFSQLSALGEIEASTGYLPELVIKGDRTIPEYGGGLCQISSTTFR